One stretch of Halobaculum marinum DNA includes these proteins:
- a CDS encoding SHOCT domain-containing protein, translating to MTQTDTLTRPLVIVLAVIVLLPLLGMTMMMPMMGLWGWGQMGGTGMWGATGSWLWLGMWLVPLVLLVGGGYVVYTTLGRNADESSDPAIEELRAAYARGDLSDEEFDRRRERLSRSE from the coding sequence ATGACCCAAACAGACACACTCACTCGACCGCTCGTGATCGTACTCGCCGTCATCGTCCTCCTTCCCCTGCTCGGGATGACGATGATGATGCCGATGATGGGGCTGTGGGGCTGGGGCCAGATGGGCGGCACCGGGATGTGGGGCGCCACCGGGTCGTGGCTGTGGCTCGGGATGTGGCTCGTCCCGCTCGTGCTCCTCGTCGGCGGCGGCTACGTCGTCTACACGACTCTCGGACGAAACGCCGACGAGTCGTCGGACCCCGCCATCGAGGAACTACGCGCCGCGTACGCCCGCGGCGACCTCTCCGACGAAGAGTTCGACCGCCGGCGAGAACGGCTCAGCCGTTCGGAGTGA
- a CDS encoding permease — MQAAFVDGVLEALRIGIGFLWTASWAIVLGLVVTSYVQVYVSKERMAAVLGTDDADALVKATLFGAASSGCSFGAVAIGKGLFKQGAHAVNVLAFMFASTNLIVELGLMIWILLGWEFLVAELLGGVVLIAVMAGIVRLTLPETLFDSVREELAARDRESGVTEDPTCGHEGRPEYTVTTDGGETLQFCSAGCLETYRQRVAGAADWREELLSWGGWYKLGNQYRKEWSMIWTDVVAGFLIAGFVIVFVPQWVWNALFLPGDGLAVTVENAVMGVTIAVVSFVGSMGNVPFAVALWGGGISFAGVIAFVYADLITVPVLNVYRKYYGWRVMAYILVVFFVTMAFTGVLMELLFDALGIVPDLAGGRTASEQTFFELDYTFALNLVAFALSAFLLSVYRRGLGAPGEHRDPVCGMRTDEDGPSATYDGETYRFCSARCERTFRSTPSRFVSHPTAGPEAAGHDHH; from the coding sequence ATGCAGGCCGCGTTCGTCGACGGCGTCCTCGAAGCCCTGCGCATCGGGATCGGCTTCCTGTGGACGGCGAGTTGGGCGATCGTCTTGGGGTTGGTGGTCACCAGCTACGTCCAGGTGTACGTCTCGAAAGAGCGCATGGCGGCGGTCCTCGGCACCGACGACGCCGACGCGCTCGTGAAGGCCACGCTGTTCGGCGCCGCGAGCAGCGGGTGTAGCTTCGGCGCCGTCGCGATCGGCAAGGGACTGTTCAAGCAGGGCGCACACGCCGTGAACGTCCTCGCGTTCATGTTCGCCTCGACGAACCTCATCGTCGAACTCGGGCTGATGATCTGGATCCTCCTGGGGTGGGAGTTCCTGGTCGCAGAACTGCTGGGCGGCGTCGTCCTCATCGCGGTGATGGCCGGCATCGTGCGCCTGACGCTGCCGGAGACGCTCTTCGACAGCGTCCGCGAGGAACTCGCCGCCCGCGACCGCGAGTCGGGCGTCACGGAGGACCCGACCTGCGGCCACGAGGGTCGCCCCGAGTACACCGTCACGACCGACGGCGGCGAGACGCTGCAGTTCTGTTCGGCGGGGTGTCTGGAGACGTACCGACAGCGGGTCGCCGGCGCCGCCGACTGGCGGGAGGAACTCCTGTCGTGGGGCGGTTGGTACAAACTGGGCAACCAGTACCGCAAGGAGTGGTCGATGATCTGGACAGACGTGGTCGCGGGGTTTCTGATCGCGGGCTTCGTCATCGTGTTCGTCCCGCAGTGGGTGTGGAACGCGCTGTTCCTCCCGGGAGACGGGCTGGCCGTGACCGTCGAGAACGCCGTGATGGGCGTGACCATCGCCGTGGTCAGCTTCGTCGGCAGCATGGGGAACGTCCCGTTCGCGGTGGCGCTGTGGGGCGGCGGGATCAGCTTCGCGGGCGTCATCGCGTTCGTCTACGCCGACCTCATCACCGTCCCCGTCCTCAACGTCTACCGGAAGTACTACGGCTGGCGTGTGATGGCGTACATCCTCGTCGTGTTCTTCGTCACGATGGCGTTCACGGGCGTCCTCATGGAGCTGCTGTTCGACGCGCTGGGGATCGTGCCCGACCTCGCCGGCGGTCGGACGGCCTCCGAGCAGACGTTCTTCGAACTCGACTACACGTTCGCCCTGAACCTCGTCGCGTTTGCGCTGTCCGCGTTCCTCCTCTCCGTGTACCGGCGTGGACTGGGCGCCCCCGGCGAGCACCGCGACCCGGTCTGTGGGATGCGTACGGACGAGGACGGCCCGAGCGCGACGTACGACGGCGAGACGTATCGGTTCTGCTCCGCCCGCTGCGAGCGGACGTTCCGGTCGACCCCGTCGCGGTTCGTGAGCCACCCGACTGCGGGGCCGGAGGCGGCCGGACACGACCACCACTGA
- a CDS encoding XdhC family protein, giving the protein MTAHTWSVPETEVVQSIRDHLDGRAGDPEGPPAVLATVVGVEGNAYRRPGAKMLLGADGEGVGAITAGCLEEDLASVAERIRETGTPEVVTYDLMDDDEDVWGLGVGCNGIIDVLLEPLTETYRPAVDAFETGHDVAVATVLDGGDGPLVRGDRAYYRPDDGTLRTPDGDPASDEWPAGLAGPAGDLAGRGRGDTLVFDTDGTTVEVFVDGVAAPTDLVVFGTGHDVGPVTELAANNDFRVTVVGFRGAVDLAERFPAADRTVTTAPGRLADEVRLDDRTHAVVMTHNFVDDRIVVEALLDAGVAYVGLMGPRERFEEMLEAFADEGRQFSESELAPLYTPVGLDLGGGSPYQIAHSIVAEVLAVSNDRDPGHLKEREGPIHERVDVGDDGGNGGNDGAGDGVDADAPTQ; this is encoded by the coding sequence ATGACAGCACACACCTGGAGCGTACCCGAAACCGAAGTCGTACAGTCGATCAGGGACCACCTCGACGGTCGCGCGGGCGACCCCGAGGGGCCGCCGGCCGTCCTCGCAACGGTCGTCGGCGTCGAGGGCAACGCCTACCGCCGCCCCGGCGCGAAGATGCTGCTCGGCGCGGACGGCGAGGGCGTCGGCGCCATCACCGCCGGCTGCCTGGAGGAGGACCTCGCGAGCGTCGCCGAGCGCATTCGCGAGACAGGCACCCCGGAGGTCGTCACGTACGACCTCATGGACGACGACGAGGACGTCTGGGGCCTCGGCGTCGGCTGCAACGGCATCATCGACGTGCTCCTCGAACCGCTGACGGAGACGTACCGTCCTGCGGTCGACGCGTTCGAGACGGGCCACGACGTGGCGGTGGCGACCGTGCTCGACGGCGGCGACGGGCCGCTGGTGCGCGGCGACCGCGCGTACTACCGCCCGGACGACGGGACGCTCCGCACGCCCGACGGCGACCCCGCGTCGGACGAGTGGCCGGCGGGACTGGCCGGTCCCGCGGGCGACCTCGCGGGGCGCGGTCGGGGTGACACGCTGGTGTTCGACACCGACGGCACGACCGTCGAGGTGTTCGTCGACGGCGTCGCCGCGCCGACCGACCTCGTCGTGTTCGGGACGGGCCACGACGTCGGCCCGGTGACCGAACTCGCCGCGAACAACGACTTCCGCGTGACGGTCGTCGGCTTCCGCGGCGCCGTCGACCTCGCCGAGCGGTTCCCCGCGGCCGACCGGACGGTGACGACCGCGCCCGGGCGCCTCGCGGACGAGGTCCGACTCGACGACCGCACGCACGCGGTCGTGATGACGCACAACTTCGTCGACGACCGCATCGTCGTGGAGGCGCTGCTCGACGCCGGCGTGGCGTACGTCGGGCTGATGGGCCCACGCGAGCGCTTCGAGGAGATGCTGGAGGCGTTCGCCGACGAGGGACGGCAGTTCTCCGAGTCGGAGTTGGCGCCGCTGTACACGCCCGTGGGACTGGACCTGGGCGGCGGATCGCCGTACCAGATCGCACACAGCATCGTCGCGGAGGTGCTCGCGGTGTCGAACGACCGCGACCCCGGCCACCTCAAGGAGCGCGAGGGACCGATCCACGAGCGGGTCGACGTCGGCGACGACGGTGGGAACGGTGGCAACGACGGTGCTGGCGACGGCGTCGACGCGGACGCGCCGACGCAGTAG